A single window of Ignavibacteriota bacterium DNA harbors:
- a CDS encoding Type 1 glutamine amidotransferase-like domain-containing protein, with translation MVSNFEKKKLILFLFTILIANISYAQGYICAIGGGSEDYSDWSDEPYSWIVSKSNFGKIVVLSANDETNWIPNYFMSFGADTAFNIKVNSKSKANLQTIFDEVISAKAIFIKGGDQWDYVRLWKNTLLDSAIMSVFKYGGVVAGTSAGAAVLGQSDFSAKNGTVYSEEALQNPFNNYMQFENDFLNLVDGVIFDSHLTERARQGRLLTFLYNNYFNNNSDLLGIGIDDATALCIYPNGIAEVTGSGCVLFVHKENDTEYFSFENNLTIENLHADQLIKGWKYNLNNRSIEFIPPTAHTINFTEGVSGKNKLVLFSGLELSNPKKELIKEELINFVNKKVLIISNEEFESNALVLNEFLDSISINSNFIFINDASLNSNENYQEIENADYIILFSDSLNIISKLADSSFVTAIAFKNYLDQNKPVMFIGNCGKLISEKFMYYNKNDIYASYYGRMKFSNGLNIADDFVFQPAIFNNSDFYENDISSVFWNMAKNQKKYGLFLNGNDKIEIDLSNLKFSGECITPYIFVDASNSTHFDFSNYKASGNSGNRQIAAMNNISISLSNNPDFIYLISERKFDVINSIEKSHNKNIKHDLILDQNFPNPFNPSTTIRFELEEKSHVVLKIYDIIGKEISTLINDNLNKGNHEAIFESKILPSGIYFYTLKTNNSTITKSMVLLK, from the coding sequence TATTTCTTTTCACCATTCTAATTGCAAATATATCTTATGCACAAGGATATATTTGCGCAATCGGCGGAGGATCGGAAGATTACAGCGACTGGAGTGATGAACCCTATTCTTGGATTGTCTCAAAGTCTAATTTCGGTAAAATTGTTGTACTTTCTGCCAATGATGAAACAAACTGGATACCAAATTATTTTATGTCATTTGGTGCCGATACCGCATTTAATATCAAAGTAAATTCAAAAAGTAAAGCCAATCTGCAGACTATTTTTGACGAAGTTATTTCAGCAAAAGCAATTTTTATAAAAGGCGGTGATCAATGGGATTATGTAAGATTATGGAAAAATACGCTTTTGGATTCTGCTATAATGTCCGTATTTAAATATGGAGGTGTGGTTGCCGGAACGAGCGCAGGAGCTGCTGTACTTGGTCAATCGGATTTTAGCGCGAAAAATGGAACTGTTTATTCCGAGGAAGCTTTACAAAATCCTTTTAACAACTATATGCAATTCGAAAATGATTTCTTGAATTTGGTTGACGGCGTAATATTCGATTCGCATTTAACTGAAAGAGCAAGACAAGGAAGATTGTTAACTTTTCTTTACAATAACTATTTCAATAATAATAGTGATCTTCTGGGTATCGGAATTGACGATGCCACAGCATTATGTATTTATCCCAACGGTATTGCTGAAGTTACTGGAAGCGGTTGTGTGCTCTTTGTTCATAAAGAAAATGACACTGAATATTTCTCTTTTGAAAATAATTTGACAATTGAAAATCTTCACGCCGATCAACTTATTAAAGGATGGAAATATAATCTTAATAATAGAAGTATCGAATTTATACCGCCAACAGCACATACTATAAATTTTACTGAAGGAGTTTCAGGTAAGAATAAATTAGTATTGTTCAGCGGACTGGAATTATCAAATCCTAAAAAGGAATTAATTAAGGAAGAACTTATAAATTTTGTAAATAAGAAAGTTTTAATAATTTCAAATGAAGAGTTTGAATCAAATGCTTTAGTACTAAATGAATTTTTAGATTCGATATCAATTAACTCCAATTTTATTTTTATTAATGATGCATCATTAAATTCAAACGAGAATTATCAGGAAATTGAAAATGCCGATTATATAATTTTATTTAGTGATTCACTCAATATAATTAGCAAATTAGCCGATTCAAGCTTTGTGACCGCAATCGCATTTAAAAATTATTTAGATCAAAACAAACCCGTTATGTTTATTGGGAATTGCGGAAAACTAATTTCTGAAAAATTTATGTATTATAATAAAAATGATATTTATGCATCTTATTATGGTAGAATGAAATTTTCAAATGGACTTAATATCGCTGACGATTTTGTATTTCAGCCTGCAATATTTAATAACAGTGATTTTTACGAAAATGATATCAGTTCTGTTTTCTGGAATATGGCAAAGAATCAAAAAAAATATGGTTTATTCTTAAATGGGAATGATAAAATTGAAATAGATCTTTCGAATTTGAAATTTTCAGGTGAATGCATAACTCCATATATATTTGTCGACGCATCAAATTCGACACATTTTGATTTTTCAAATTATAAAGCAAGCGGAAATTCCGGCAATAGACAAATCGCGGCAATGAATAATATTTCAATTTCACTTTCTAATAATCCGGATTTCATTTATTTAATTTCCGAAAGAAAATTTGATGTCATTAATTCGATAGAAAAAAGTCACAATAAAAATATTAAGCATGATCTTATACTTGATCAGAATTTTCCAAATCCGTTCAATCCAAGCACAACGATCAGATTTGAACTGGAGGAAAAATCACATGTTGTGTTAAAAATATATGATATA